A single region of the Ahaetulla prasina isolate Xishuangbanna chromosome 13, ASM2864084v1, whole genome shotgun sequence genome encodes:
- the TPM1 gene encoding tropomyosin alpha-1 chain isoform X8 — protein MAAGLSSLEAVRRKIRSLQEQADSAEEQAGRLQRELDEERALREQAESDVASLNRRIQLVEEELDRAQERLTTALQKLEEAEKAADESERGMKVIESRALKDEEKMEIQEIQLKEAKNIAEDADRKYEEVARKLVIIESDLERAEERAELSESKCAELEEELKTVTNNLRSLEAQAEKYSQKEDKYEEEIKVLTDKLKEAETRAEFAERSVTKLEKSIDDLEDELYSQKLKYKAISEELDHALNDMTSI, from the exons ATGGCGGCGGGGCTGAGCTCGCTCGAGGCGGTGCGCAGGAAGATCCGCAGCCTGCAGGAACAGGCGGACAGCGCCGAGGAGCAGGCGGGGCGGCTGCAGCGCGAGCTGGACGAGGAGCGGGCGCTGCGCGAGCAG GCTGAGAGCGATGTGGCTTCTCTGAACAGGCGCATCCAGCTGGTGGAGGAGGAGCTGGATCGTGCCCAGGAGCGCCTGACGACAGCCCTGCAGAAGCTGGAGGAGGCCGAGAAGGCGGCAGACGAGAGCGAGAG AGGCATGAAGGTCATTGAAAGCAGAGCCCTGAAGGATGAGGAGAAGATGGAGATCCAAGAGATCCAGCTGAAAGAGGCCAAGAACATCGCTGAGGACGCTGACCGGAAGTACGAGGAG GTGGCCCGGAAGCTGGTGATTATCGAGAGTGACCTGGAGCGTGCTGAAGAGCGGGCTGAGCTCTCCGAAAG CAAATGTGCTGAACTTGAAGAGGAATTGAAAACTGTGACCAACAACCTGAGGTCCCTGGAAGCTCAGGCGGAGAAG TACTCTCAGAAGGAAGACAAATATGAAGAGGAAATCAAGGTCCTGACTGACAAACTGAAAGAG GCTGAGACCCGAGCTGAATTTGCAGAGAGGTCAGTAACCAAGCTAGAGAAGAGCATCGACGACTTAGAAG ATGAGTTGTATTCCCAGAAACTCAAGTACAAAGCCATCAGCGAGGAGCTGGATCACGCCCTCAACGACATGACCTCCAT
- the TPM1 gene encoding tropomyosin alpha-1 chain isoform X10: MAAGLSSLEAVRRKIRSLQEQADSAEEQAGRLQRELDEERALREQAESDVASLNRRIQLVEEELDRAQERLTTALQKLEEAEKAADESERGMKVIESRALKDEEKMEIQEIQLKEAKNIAEDADRKYEEVARKLVIIESDLERAEERAELSESQVRQLEEQLRTMDQTLKALMAAEEKYSQKEDKYEEEIKVLTDKLKEAETRAEFAERSVTKLEKSIDDLEDELYSQKLKYKAISEELDHALNDMTSI, from the exons ATGGCGGCGGGGCTGAGCTCGCTCGAGGCGGTGCGCAGGAAGATCCGCAGCCTGCAGGAACAGGCGGACAGCGCCGAGGAGCAGGCGGGGCGGCTGCAGCGCGAGCTGGACGAGGAGCGGGCGCTGCGCGAGCAG GCTGAGAGCGATGTGGCTTCTCTGAACAGGCGCATCCAGCTGGTGGAGGAGGAGCTGGATCGTGCCCAGGAGCGCCTGACGACAGCCCTGCAGAAGCTGGAGGAGGCCGAGAAGGCGGCAGACGAGAGCGAGAG AGGCATGAAGGTCATTGAAAGCAGAGCCCTGAAGGATGAGGAGAAGATGGAGATCCAAGAGATCCAGCTGAAAGAGGCCAAGAACATCGCTGAGGACGCTGACCGGAAGTACGAGGAG GTGGCCCGGAAGCTGGTGATTATCGAGAGTGACCTGGAGCGTGCTGAAGAGCGGGCTGAGCTCTCCGAAAG CCAAGTCCGACAGCTGGAAGAACAGCTAAGAACAATGGATCAGACCTTGAAAGCACTCATGGCAGCCGAGGAAAAG TACTCTCAGAAGGAAGACAAATATGAAGAGGAAATCAAGGTCCTGACTGACAAACTGAAAGAG GCTGAGACCCGAGCTGAATTTGCAGAGAGGTCAGTAACCAAGCTAGAGAAGAGCATCGACGACTTAGAAG ATGAGTTGTATTCCCAGAAACTCAAGTACAAAGCCATCAGCGAGGAGCTGGATCACGCCCTCAACGACATGACCTCCAT